One window from the genome of Cydia fagiglandana chromosome 21, ilCydFagi1.1, whole genome shotgun sequence encodes:
- the LOC134675107 gene encoding beta-1,4-galactosyltransferase 7, translating to MGYRMCGSKCLFMCLGLTCIVGCYLALLPIENEKLPSPKPVQKHILKLSQKERLAVIVPFRDRFEELLEFVPHMHDFLNRQGIPFHIFVIQQKDNNRFNRASLINVGFLHTKKDFDYIAMHDVDLLPMNDDLKYTYPAANPVHISSPQTHPNYHYSTFIGGILLIKREHFELVHGMSNNYWGWGLEDDEFYLRLKDAGLQVERPEGITTGTEDTFKHIHDKTYRRRDHRKCYNQREVTRRRDRDTGLHDVTYRVYSEHAVTVDGLEATVVTVELVCDEKRTPWCQCPSTVVKKPEAKAKS from the exons ATGGGTTATCGTATGTGCGGCTCCAAATGTCTCTTTATGTGTTTGGGACTAACTTGTATCGTAGGTTGCTATTTAGCGTTACTTCCTATAGAAAACG aGAAGCTGCCATCACCTAAACCAGTTCAAAAACATATCTTAAAATTGTCTCAAAAGGAGCGATTAGCAGTAATAGTACCATTTAGAGATCGATTTGAAGAGCTCCTAGAGTTCGTTCCGCATATGCACGACTTTTTAAACAGGCAAGGGATCCCGTTCCACATATTTGTGATCCAGCAGAAGGATAACAACCGTTTCAACCGAGCTTCCTTAATCAATGTGGGTTTTTTACATACGAAGAAAGACTTTGACTATATAGCGATGCATGACGTGGATTTATTACCTATGAATGATGATTTGAAGTATACATATCCAGCTGCAAATCCTGTTCACATATCGTCACCGCAGACGCATCCTAATTATCACTATTCAACATTTATCGGAGGGATCCTGCTGATCAAGCGGGAGCACTTCGAGCTGGTGCACGGCATGTCCAACAACTACTGGGGCTGGGGGCTGGAAGACGATGAGTTCTACTTGCGGCTGAAGGACGCCGGGCTGCAGGTGGAGCGCCCCGAGGGGATCACCACTGGGACTGAAGAtacatttaa ACACATCCACGACAAGACGTACCGGCGCCGCGACCACCGCAAGTGCTACAACCAGCGCGAGGTGACCCGCCGCCGCGACCGCGACACCGGCCTGCATGACGTCACGTACCGAGTCTACAGTGAACATGCCGTGACGGTGGATGGGTTAGAAGCTACGGTCGTGACCGTGGAGCTGGTCTGTGACGAGAAGAGGACGCCGTGGTGCCAGTGTCCTAGTACTGTTGTTAAGAAGCCAGAGGCTAAGGCAAAGAGTTAA